Proteins from a genomic interval of Phycisphaerae bacterium RAS1:
- a CDS encoding von Willebrand factor type A domain protein has product MTRLAYPFVLLFLLLIPLLWFLWLRRARRPVIRFSDLAAVRAAAGAWPGRVRLILPVLRSAALACLIVAAARPQRSDESSKVFAEGIAIQMTVDISSSMNDLDLAPRGAQLTRLDVVKDVFKRFVKGDGDLPGRPNDLIGMVRFARFADSVCPLTLDHASLLAVLESTQTIQPQRRQEEDGTAIGDGLALAVERLKDLKRTSGSGEQHVIRSRIVILLTDGENNMGNVEPQQAGDLAANYGIKVYTILAGTGQQQGPFRRPVDSRDLRAIADVTGGKFFHATNRESLRKIYEEIDKLERTKVEERRFVRWEERSQAWLIAAFACVCFQVLLDATRLRKVP; this is encoded by the coding sequence TCTTCCTGCTGCTAATCCCGCTGCTGTGGTTTTTGTGGCTGCGTCGGGCGCGGCGGCCGGTGATTCGCTTTTCTGATCTGGCGGCGGTGCGGGCGGCCGCCGGGGCGTGGCCGGGGCGTGTACGTCTGATTCTCCCGGTCCTGCGCAGCGCGGCTCTGGCCTGCCTGATCGTGGCGGCGGCCCGCCCGCAGCGTTCGGACGAATCGAGCAAGGTCTTCGCCGAGGGCATTGCGATCCAGATGACGGTCGATATTTCGAGCAGCATGAATGACCTGGACCTGGCGCCGCGCGGCGCCCAGCTCACGCGGCTGGACGTCGTGAAGGATGTCTTCAAGCGCTTCGTCAAGGGCGACGGCGACCTGCCCGGGCGGCCCAACGACCTGATCGGCATGGTCCGTTTCGCGCGCTTCGCCGACAGCGTCTGCCCGCTCACGCTCGATCATGCCAGTCTGCTGGCCGTGCTCGAAAGCACGCAGACCATCCAGCCGCAGCGCCGGCAGGAGGAAGACGGCACAGCCATCGGCGACGGCCTGGCCCTGGCGGTCGAGCGGCTGAAGGACCTGAAGCGCACCAGCGGCTCCGGCGAGCAGCACGTCATCCGCAGCCGCATCGTCATCCTGCTGACGGACGGCGAGAACAACATGGGCAACGTCGAGCCGCAGCAGGCGGGCGACCTGGCGGCGAACTACGGCATCAAGGTGTACACCATTCTGGCGGGCACGGGTCAACAGCAGGGTCCGTTCCGGCGTCCGGTGGACAGTCGCGATCTGCGGGCGATCGCCGACGTCACGGGCGGCAAGTTCTTCCACGCCACGAATCGAGAGTCATTGCGGAAGATCTACGAGGAGATCGACAAGCTGGAGCGGACGAAAGTGGAGGAGCGGCGGTTCGTCCGCTGGGAGGAGCGCTCGCAGGCGTGGCTGATCGCGGCGTTTGCGTGCGTATGTTTTCAGGTGCTGTTGGATGCGACGCGGCTGAGAAAAGTGCCGTAG
- the arcC2 gene encoding Carbamate kinase 2: MSSADPLVVVALGGNAISPPHAEGNIPEQFAATRAAAVRLADVAQAGYRLLITHGNGPQVGNVLRRAELASREVYMLPLEICVADTQAGMGYMIAQCLNNELQRRGDPRRAGAIVTCVEVDPNDPAFANPTKPIGRPYTALKAEEFRRAHGWRIVETSRGRFRRVVASPSPRAIVEIDLIRELAERGRLLVVGGGGGIPVVRGDDGRWSGIEAVIDKDRTSALLARLVGADVLLIATEVEQVALDFGKPSQRFLERLTVAEARRYRAAGQFPDGSMGPKVEAAAGFVEESTRPGARALICHLDRISEALSGNAGTQICR, translated from the coding sequence ATGAGTTCGGCCGATCCCCTCGTCGTCGTCGCACTGGGCGGAAACGCCATTTCCCCGCCGCATGCCGAGGGGAACATCCCGGAGCAGTTCGCCGCGACGCGGGCCGCGGCCGTGCGGCTCGCGGATGTGGCGCAGGCCGGCTATCGCCTGCTGATCACGCACGGCAACGGGCCGCAGGTGGGCAATGTGCTTCGGCGGGCGGAGCTGGCGTCGCGCGAAGTGTACATGCTGCCCTTGGAAATCTGCGTCGCCGACACTCAGGCGGGCATGGGCTACATGATCGCGCAGTGCCTGAACAACGAGTTGCAGCGGCGGGGCGACCCGCGACGGGCCGGGGCGATCGTGACGTGCGTGGAGGTGGACCCGAACGATCCGGCTTTCGCCAACCCGACCAAGCCGATCGGCCGGCCGTACACCGCGCTGAAGGCCGAGGAGTTTCGTCGGGCGCACGGCTGGCGCATCGTGGAAACGTCGCGCGGGCGGTTTCGCCGGGTCGTGGCGTCGCCGTCGCCGCGGGCGATCGTCGAGATCGACCTGATTCGCGAGCTGGCGGAGCGCGGGCGGCTGTTGGTGGTCGGCGGGGGAGGGGGGATTCCGGTGGTGCGCGGCGATGACGGCCGGTGGTCGGGCATTGAGGCGGTTATCGACAAGGACCGCACATCGGCGTTGTTGGCGCGGCTGGTCGGGGCGGACGTGCTGCTCATCGCCACGGAGGTGGAGCAGGTCGCGCTGGACTTTGGGAAGCCCTCGCAGCGGTTTCTGGAGCGCCTCACGGTTGCGGAGGCACGGCGCTACCGGGCGGCCGGCCAGTTTCCGGACGGGAGCATGGGGCCGAAGGTGGAAGCGGCCGCCGGCTTCGTCGAGGAATCGACGCGGCCTGGGGCGCGGGCACTGATCTGCCACCTCGACCGGATTTCGGAAGCGTTAAGCGGCAACGCGGGCACCCAGATTTGCAGGTAG